From Acidobacteriota bacterium, a single genomic window includes:
- the odhB gene encoding 2-oxoglutarate dehydrogenase complex dihydrolipoyllysine-residue succinyltransferase, whose product SAATAAPGPPRRETALEAPAAAAPGPSDGAEPRVMPAAQRLLHEHGLRPDQVQPTGPGGRVLKEDVLRAAGAAASAPPETPPAPAVRPAGRSEEVVPMSRLRKRIAERLVEAQRQAALLTTFNEIDMSEVIELRRRYRDAFLERYGVKLGFMSFFVKAAIDALRLIPQLNAEIRDGSIVYRNYYDIGVAVGGGKGLVVPVLRNAERMSFAEIERAIADFATRARTGELTLEELQGGTFTISNGGVYGSLLSTPIVNPPQSGILGLHAIQERPVAREGQVVIRPMMYVALTYDHRLVDGREAVTFLKRVKETIEQPARILLEI is encoded by the coding sequence CTTCCGCCGCGACGGCGGCTCCGGGCCCCCCGCGCCGGGAGACCGCGCTCGAGGCTCCGGCGGCCGCGGCGCCGGGGCCGTCGGACGGCGCCGAACCGCGCGTGATGCCGGCGGCGCAGCGGCTCCTGCACGAGCACGGCCTGCGCCCGGATCAGGTGCAGCCGACCGGACCGGGCGGCCGCGTTCTCAAGGAGGATGTGCTGCGAGCGGCCGGAGCCGCGGCCTCCGCCCCGCCCGAGACGCCACCCGCGCCGGCGGTCCGGCCGGCCGGGCGGAGCGAGGAGGTCGTTCCGATGAGTCGCCTCCGGAAGCGGATCGCGGAGCGGCTCGTCGAGGCCCAGAGGCAGGCGGCGCTGCTGACCACGTTCAACGAGATCGACATGAGCGAGGTCATCGAGCTCCGCCGGAGATACCGGGACGCGTTCCTCGAGCGGTACGGCGTCAAGCTCGGGTTCATGTCCTTCTTCGTGAAGGCGGCGATCGACGCGCTCCGGCTGATTCCCCAGCTCAACGCGGAGATCCGGGACGGCTCGATCGTCTACCGCAACTACTACGACATCGGCGTCGCCGTGGGCGGGGGCAAGGGACTCGTCGTCCCGGTGCTGAGGAACGCGGAGCGGATGAGCTTCGCGGAGATCGAGAGGGCGATCGCCGACTTCGCCACGAGGGCTCGCACCGGCGAACTGACCCTGGAAGAGCTGCAGGGAGGAACGTTCACCATCAGTAACGGGGGCGTCTACGGCTCCCTCCTGTCGACCCCGATCGTCAACCCGCCGCAGAGCGGCATCCTCGGCCTGCATGCGATCCAGGAGCGGCCCGTCGCGCGCGAAGGCCAGGTGGTGATCAGGCCGATGATGTACGTCGCGCTGACCTACGATCACCGCCTGGTAGACGGGCGGGAGGCGGTCACGTTCCTCAAGCGCGTCAAGGAGACCATCGAGCAGCCGGCGCGCATTCTCCTGGAGATCTAG
- the lpdA gene encoding dihydrolipoyl dehydrogenase, which produces MAARKHDLVVIGAGPGGYVAAIRAAQLGLDTACVEKEPLLGGTCLRVGCIPSKALLESSERYEEARAHLAEHGIRVSGVELDLAAMQERKRRIVGALTRGIAGLFRKNGVTLYRGTGRLLGPGRVMVQSAEGSVELEARTVLLATGSRPAILPGVELDGEHIGTSTDALEWNEVPGHLVVIGAGYIGLELGSVWRRLGARVTVLEVLDRILPGMDGETAEEARKLFSRQRLEFRLGARVKSARHDGGRCVVELEDGEPIVCDRVLLSVGRKPNTEGLGLEEVGVERDERGRITVDEAFRTSVPGIHAVGDLVAGPMLAHKAEEEGIACVEKLVTGYGHVNYDAIPGVVYTSPEIASVGRTEEQLREEGVPYKKGVFPFAANGRARTLAATDGRVKVLAHERTDRLLGVHIIGPRAGDLIAEAAVAIEFGASSEDLARSVHAHPTLPEAIKEAALAAFDRPIHL; this is translated from the coding sequence ATGGCGGCCCGAAAGCACGATCTGGTCGTCATCGGGGCCGGCCCCGGAGGCTACGTCGCCGCCATCCGTGCGGCCCAGCTCGGTCTCGATACCGCCTGCGTGGAGAAAGAGCCGCTTCTCGGCGGAACCTGTCTGCGCGTGGGCTGCATTCCGAGCAAGGCGCTTCTCGAATCGAGCGAGCGGTACGAGGAGGCTCGCGCGCATCTCGCCGAGCACGGCATCCGGGTGAGCGGGGTCGAACTCGATCTGGCTGCCATGCAGGAGCGGAAGCGCCGCATCGTGGGGGCGTTGACCCGGGGGATCGCGGGGCTGTTCCGCAAGAACGGCGTGACGCTCTACCGCGGGACGGGGCGGCTGCTGGGACCCGGACGGGTGATGGTCCAAAGCGCCGAGGGTTCGGTCGAGTTGGAGGCGCGGACGGTCCTGCTGGCGACGGGAAGCCGTCCGGCGATCCTGCCGGGTGTCGAGCTCGACGGCGAGCACATCGGCACCAGCACCGACGCCCTGGAGTGGAACGAGGTTCCCGGACACCTGGTGGTCATCGGCGCCGGATACATCGGCCTCGAACTCGGGTCGGTGTGGCGGCGACTGGGCGCCCGGGTGACGGTTCTCGAGGTTCTCGACCGGATCCTTCCCGGGATGGACGGGGAGACCGCCGAGGAAGCCCGGAAGCTGTTCTCCCGCCAGAGACTCGAGTTCCGCCTCGGGGCTCGGGTGAAGAGCGCGCGCCACGACGGCGGGCGCTGCGTGGTGGAGCTGGAGGACGGCGAACCGATCGTGTGCGACCGGGTCCTGCTGTCCGTGGGGCGGAAGCCGAACACCGAAGGCCTGGGGCTGGAAGAGGTCGGCGTCGAACGGGACGAGCGCGGGCGGATCACGGTCGACGAGGCGTTCCGGACGAGCGTCCCGGGGATCCACGCGGTGGGCGATCTGGTCGCCGGGCCGATGCTCGCGCACAAGGCGGAGGAGGAGGGGATCGCCTGCGTGGAGAAGCTCGTCACCGGCTACGGGCACGTGAACTACGACGCGATTCCCGGCGTCGTGTACACCTCGCCCGAGATCGCCTCGGTTGGGCGCACCGAAGAGCAGCTCCGGGAGGAGGGCGTGCCCTACAAGAAGGGAGTCTTCCCGTTCGCCGCGAACGGGAGAGCCCGGACCCTGGCCGCCACCGACGGGCGCGTCAAGGTCCTGGCCCACGAGCGGACGGACCGCCTGCTCGGCGTGCATATCATCGGCCCCCGCGCCGGCGACCTGATCGCCGAGGCGGCCGTCGCGATCGAATTCGGCGCGAGCAGCGAGGACCTGGCCCGCTCCGTGCACGCCCACCCAACGCTTCCGGAAGCGATCAAGGAGGCGGCGCTCGCCGCCTTCGATCGGCCGATCCACCTGTGA
- a CDS encoding SDR family oxidoreductase — protein sequence MAETRSRTGAVLVTGASSGIGRAVCDRLAAGGRRVFGGVRRAGDAERLRSAGIEAVRLDVTDPASVRDAVRTIEGALGNEPLAGLVNNAGVAAIGPLEQLPLDAFRNVFEVNVLGAAAVTAAFLPRLRAARGRIVMISSVSAVFAAPLFGAYSASKAALETLSDGLRRELRPHGVGVTVIRPGPIRTPIWQKFDAEAARAYKEGPYGAQAAKVLGAVRSAERNAAAPELVARAVVRALEARRAPRIVLVSNRPWFHRLVAGLPRWLGDILVG from the coding sequence GTGGCGGAGACTCGGTCGCGGACGGGAGCCGTTCTCGTCACCGGCGCATCCTCCGGCATCGGGCGTGCCGTCTGCGACCGGCTCGCCGCCGGGGGACGGCGCGTCTTCGGAGGCGTGCGGCGTGCCGGGGACGCCGAGCGCCTGCGCTCGGCCGGCATCGAGGCGGTGCGGCTGGACGTGACCGATCCCGCCTCGGTCCGCGACGCGGTGCGGACGATCGAGGGCGCGCTCGGAAACGAGCCGCTCGCGGGCCTCGTCAACAACGCGGGCGTCGCGGCGATCGGGCCGCTCGAACAGCTTCCCCTGGACGCCTTTCGCAACGTGTTCGAGGTGAACGTGCTCGGGGCGGCGGCCGTGACGGCCGCCTTCCTGCCCCGCCTGCGCGCGGCTCGCGGGCGGATCGTGATGATCAGCTCGGTGTCGGCGGTGTTCGCGGCTCCCCTGTTCGGAGCGTACTCGGCGTCGAAGGCGGCTCTGGAGACCCTGTCGGACGGGCTCCGGCGCGAGCTGCGACCGCACGGCGTGGGTGTGACGGTCATCAGGCCGGGTCCGATCCGGACCCCGATCTGGCAGAAATTCGACGCGGAAGCGGCCCGTGCCTACAAGGAGGGTCCTTACGGCGCCCAGGCGGCCAAGGTGCTCGGCGCCGTTCGGTCGGCGGAGCGGAACGCCGCCGCTCCCGAGCTCGTGGCCCGCGCCGTGGTGCGCGCGCTGGAGGCGCGGCGGGCACCCCGCATCGTCCTCGTTTCGAACCGCCCCTGGTTCCATCGACTCGTCGCCGGCTTGCCCCGATGGCTGGGCGACATCCTCGTCGGGTGA
- a CDS encoding serine/threonine protein phosphatase — translation MAGRHPRRVMVRGRRYLWRSRWLVAPRATLPGRALFAVGDVHGRADLLGPLLEVLRRRIRETGGEATVVHLGDYVDRGPRSDRVLDLVAAGLGEPRADEVALLGNHDAILVEILRHTEPEPDLIDAWMRMNAVPTLLALGLSEEDVGVPPAAFRERLAAALGTRRLAFLRGLRLMHRVGGYLFVHAGIDPAADIASLDPLTLLTIREPFLSGSASWIHPFVVVHGHTPMQPAVLPHRIGVDTGAAFTGALTAAEIRENRVRFLTVTDGPGPEWRDPLPGDPEAVSYEPPVPLGSG, via the coding sequence ATGGCTGGGCGACATCCTCGTCGGGTGATGGTGCGGGGCCGGCGGTACCTCTGGCGCAGCCGCTGGCTCGTCGCGCCCCGCGCGACCCTCCCTGGGCGCGCCCTGTTCGCTGTCGGCGACGTCCACGGCCGGGCGGACCTGCTCGGGCCGCTCCTCGAGGTGCTCCGGAGAAGGATCCGGGAGACCGGCGGGGAAGCCACCGTGGTCCACCTGGGGGATTACGTGGACCGCGGCCCCCGATCGGACCGGGTGCTCGATCTGGTCGCCGCCGGGCTCGGAGAGCCGCGGGCGGACGAGGTCGCGCTCCTGGGAAACCACGACGCCATCCTGGTGGAGATCCTCCGTCACACCGAGCCGGAACCGGACCTCATCGACGCGTGGATGCGCATGAACGCCGTCCCGACGCTTCTCGCCCTCGGCCTCTCCGAGGAGGACGTGGGCGTGCCCCCGGCCGCGTTCCGCGAACGGCTCGCCGCGGCGCTCGGCACGCGGCGCCTGGCGTTCCTCCGCGGACTGCGCTTGATGCACCGGGTGGGCGGCTATCTGTTCGTCCACGCGGGAATCGATCCGGCGGCCGACATCGCCTCGCTCGACCCGCTCACGCTGCTCACCATTCGCGAGCCCTTCCTTTCGGGAAGCGCGAGCTGGATCCACCCGTTCGTGGTGGTGCACGGGCACACCCCGATGCAGCCGGCGGTCCTGCCGCACCGGATCGGCGTCGACACCGGGGCGGCGTTCACCGGGGCCCTCACGGCGGCGGAGATCCGGGAGAACCGCGTCCGCTTCCTCACGGTGACCGACGGCCCCGGTCCGGAGTGGCGCGACCCGCTGCCCGGGGATCCCGAAGCGGTTTCCTACGAGCCGCCCGTGCCGCTCGGATCCGGCTGA
- a CDS encoding ABC transporter ATP-binding protein: protein MGSSEIRALDGVSLRIRTGEFVAFTGPSGSGKSTLMNILGCLDTPTSGRYELDGREVSRLSDDERAEIRNRRVGFVFQTFNLLPRLTALQNVELPLVYGRVPVAERRRRAQEALETVGLADRAGHRPDQLSGGQRQRVAIARALVTRPAILLADEPTGNLDSGTTEEILELFESLHRSGHTIALVTHEREVAARAERVVRMRDGRIVGEEGGDARG, encoded by the coding sequence ATGGGCTCCAGCGAGATCCGCGCTCTCGACGGAGTTTCCCTCCGGATCAGGACGGGGGAGTTCGTCGCGTTCACCGGGCCGAGCGGGTCGGGCAAGTCCACCCTGATGAACATCCTGGGCTGTCTCGACACGCCGACGTCGGGACGGTACGAGCTGGACGGCCGGGAGGTCTCCCGGCTGTCGGACGACGAACGGGCGGAGATCCGGAACCGGCGGGTGGGCTTCGTGTTCCAGACCTTCAACCTCCTGCCTCGGCTGACCGCGCTGCAAAACGTCGAACTGCCGCTGGTCTACGGCCGCGTTCCGGTCGCCGAGCGCCGGCGGCGGGCCCAGGAGGCGCTGGAAACCGTCGGACTGGCCGACCGAGCCGGGCACCGTCCGGACCAGCTCTCCGGTGGCCAGCGCCAGCGCGTGGCGATCGCACGGGCGCTCGTCACGCGGCCGGCCATCCTCCTGGCGGACGAGCCCACCGGGAACCTCGACAGCGGCACGACGGAGGAGATCCTCGAGCTGTTCGAATCGCTGCACCGGAGCGGTCACACGATCGCCCTCGTCACCCACGAGCGCGAGGTGGCCGCCCGGGCCGAGCGGGTCGTCCGCATGAGGGACGGCCGGATCGTCGGGGAGGAAGGCGGCGATGCGCGCGGCTGA
- a CDS encoding HlyD family efflux transporter periplasmic adaptor subunit codes for MRAAETAAAVLLAGLAGWIGLRGAPPPAQVPGAPPDPGEAVVSTGPVEEIVRLTGELTAREAERFTVPLASGWRLQLKWLIDEGTAVRPGDVVARFEPSVTESVLEEAETNLDQKSRELAFKRLEGEQKRLALERELARAQAECDKAEIDASVPPEVVEGREYRQRRLALEKARRKLEDAEQALQAGRLQTAAELFALEIEVADLEDDVGRFRKELASLELRAHRPGIVVHEYHPWWGRKVQEGDRLEATLPVASIPDLSTLEVEAWATETEVARLAPGQKVRLAFDALPGREFTGVVTDVAERGTRRPAWGNGSYFRVGIALDERDEEVMRPGMSARCDVLVRSAEGLPRVPVHMIGRDGARAWVRSRARGVVPVEIVAEGPLLAAVRPLSGAALADGEALVPPGEAPPEAVR; via the coding sequence ATGCGCGCGGCTGAAACGGCCGCGGCCGTCCTTCTGGCCGGTCTCGCGGGCTGGATCGGCCTGCGCGGCGCGCCGCCGCCGGCCCAGGTTCCCGGGGCGCCACCCGACCCGGGCGAGGCGGTGGTCTCCACCGGTCCCGTCGAAGAGATCGTGCGGCTCACCGGTGAGCTGACGGCCCGGGAAGCGGAGCGGTTCACCGTCCCGCTCGCCTCCGGATGGAGGCTCCAGCTCAAATGGCTGATCGACGAGGGGACGGCGGTCCGGCCCGGCGACGTGGTGGCGCGCTTCGAGCCGTCCGTCACCGAGAGCGTGCTCGAGGAGGCGGAGACCAACCTCGACCAGAAGAGCCGGGAGCTGGCTTTCAAGCGCCTGGAGGGCGAACAGAAGCGGCTCGCTCTCGAGCGGGAGCTGGCGCGGGCGCAAGCCGAGTGCGACAAGGCGGAGATCGACGCCTCCGTTCCGCCCGAAGTCGTGGAGGGCCGCGAGTACCGGCAGCGCCGTTTGGCTCTCGAGAAGGCGCGGCGGAAACTCGAGGACGCGGAGCAGGCTCTCCAGGCGGGCCGGCTCCAGACTGCCGCCGAACTGTTCGCGCTGGAAATCGAAGTGGCCGATCTCGAGGACGACGTCGGCCGGTTTCGGAAGGAGCTGGCCTCCCTCGAGCTGCGGGCGCACCGGCCGGGGATCGTCGTTCACGAGTATCACCCGTGGTGGGGGCGCAAGGTCCAGGAAGGCGACCGCCTGGAGGCGACCTTGCCCGTGGCCAGCATCCCGGACCTCTCCACGCTCGAGGTCGAGGCCTGGGCGACCGAAACCGAAGTGGCCCGCCTCGCCCCCGGACAGAAGGTCCGGCTCGCCTTCGATGCGCTGCCCGGCCGGGAGTTCACCGGGGTGGTCACCGACGTGGCGGAGCGCGGCACGCGCCGCCCCGCCTGGGGAAACGGCTCGTACTTTCGCGTCGGCATCGCTCTGGACGAGCGGGACGAAGAGGTGATGCGGCCCGGGATGAGCGCGCGGTGCGACGTCCTCGTTCGCTCCGCAGAGGGGCTACCGCGCGTGCCGGTCCACATGATCGGCCGAGACGGCGCGCGCGCCTGGGTTCGGTCCCGGGCGCGCGGCGTGGTGCCGGTCGAAATCGTCGCCGAGGGACCGCTCCTCGCCGCCGTGAGACCGCTTTCCGGGGCGGCGCTCGCGGACGGGGAGGCGCTGGTTCCCCCCGGAGAGGCGCCGCCGGAGGCGGTGCGATGA
- a CDS encoding efflux RND transporter periplasmic adaptor subunit — translation MRTAGIRRVVLRRWPLLLAAAVLAVAAFSRQTGVPGSRRGTIVELVPEPVTRRVHASGELRPARPVTIGPPVIRHIWNYTITSLVEEGSVVEAGAPVVTFDTRELQETLDVKRSELETARRELDKIRLEEQDKLDKLLVEHAELEAQRARLARKLAVPPELVERNELAKTRIDAALVNKEIELNERQTELQRESMATRIELYEKHVARLARRVAEIERNIEAMTVRAPRGGFVSFPKERGLEKPKVGETVWSGRPLLEIADLSNMEVAAEIDEPDASLVRPGQRVEIRLDAAPDRRFSGKVLRLGRLFRIKSSDMPKKVLDAVVSIDDPDPELMRPGMAAQLEILCEAPRHGLLVPEEAVVQGPQGPAVLVLDGNRERWVTVELGERVAGRVVVRGGLRPGDRVVVAGGQRS, via the coding sequence ATGAGGACCGCCGGTATCCGCCGCGTGGTTCTCCGCCGCTGGCCGCTGCTGCTGGCGGCGGCGGTGCTGGCGGTCGCGGCCTTCAGCCGGCAGACCGGCGTTCCCGGGTCGCGACGCGGGACGATCGTGGAGCTGGTTCCGGAACCGGTGACCCGCCGCGTCCACGCTTCCGGGGAGCTGCGGCCGGCGCGGCCCGTCACCATCGGCCCGCCGGTGATCCGCCACATATGGAACTACACGATCACCAGCCTGGTGGAGGAGGGGAGCGTGGTGGAGGCGGGCGCCCCGGTCGTCACCTTCGACACCAGGGAGCTGCAGGAGACCCTGGATGTCAAGCGCTCCGAGCTGGAGACCGCCCGGCGGGAGCTGGACAAGATCCGGCTCGAAGAGCAGGACAAGCTGGACAAGCTCCTCGTGGAACACGCGGAGCTGGAGGCGCAACGCGCCCGGCTCGCCCGGAAGCTCGCCGTCCCGCCGGAGCTGGTGGAACGCAACGAGCTGGCGAAAACGCGGATCGACGCCGCGCTGGTGAACAAGGAGATCGAACTCAACGAGCGGCAGACGGAGCTGCAGCGCGAGAGCATGGCCACCCGGATCGAACTCTACGAAAAGCACGTCGCCCGTCTCGCACGCCGCGTGGCCGAGATCGAGCGCAACATCGAAGCGATGACCGTGAGGGCGCCGCGCGGGGGCTTCGTGTCGTTCCCGAAGGAACGCGGCCTGGAGAAGCCGAAGGTGGGAGAAACGGTCTGGTCCGGGCGCCCGTTGCTGGAGATCGCCGACCTTTCGAACATGGAGGTGGCGGCGGAGATCGACGAGCCCGACGCGAGCCTCGTGCGCCCCGGGCAGCGCGTCGAGATCCGGCTCGACGCGGCGCCCGACCGGCGGTTCTCGGGAAAGGTGCTGCGGCTCGGCCGGCTGTTCCGCATCAAGTCCAGCGACATGCCGAAGAAGGTCCTCGACGCGGTCGTCTCCATCGACGATCCCGATCCGGAACTGATGCGTCCCGGCATGGCGGCCCAGCTGGAGATCCTCTGCGAGGCTCCCCGGCATGGTCTGCTCGTGCCGGAAGAGGCGGTCGTTCAGGGGCCGCAGGGCCCTGCCGTCCTGGTGCTCGACGGAAACCGCGAGCGGTGGGTGACGGTCGAACTGGGCGAGAGGGTGGCGGGGAGGGTGGTGGTGCGCGGCGGCCTGCGCCCGGGCGATCGCGTCGTCGTGGCCGGGGGGCAGCGGTCGTGA
- a CDS encoding HlyD family efflux transporter periplasmic adaptor subunit, with the protein MNAGRAVLVLGAATAAACAFARSPRDPVPAFEVRPGPFELRIEARGRLHPADATPIEAPSVRARAFLAWLAPDASRVAAGDLLFRIDDRDLRMRLERARAKVERIERQIAAKRRALEKERRSIEGEIALVARELEDAETAAPRDPRLFPRAEIIDAEANVQLLRAKRRHLENKLARYRDRARAELEILESERKTEAIKVALIEKDIARLEVRAPHAGIFYHRRYWNGEPIRVGATLWGGMEVGELAGVDRLEARVHVLESEAAGLAEGLPATVRPLARPDLEISGRVKQIEPVAKPIEEGSPVKYFTVVLSLEPAAGEGLRAGGRVSASISVARLEHALAVPNQAIFTIDGEPAVFVATRAGFEPRRVVPGRRSASRTVIVEGLEAGARVALVDPRKGGPA; encoded by the coding sequence GTGAACGCGGGCCGCGCCGTGCTCGTCCTGGGCGCCGCCACCGCGGCCGCCTGCGCCTTCGCGCGATCCCCGCGCGACCCGGTGCCGGCGTTCGAGGTGCGGCCGGGCCCGTTCGAGCTGCGGATCGAGGCTCGGGGCCGGCTCCATCCCGCTGACGCGACGCCGATCGAAGCCCCGTCCGTGAGGGCCCGGGCGTTCCTGGCGTGGCTCGCGCCCGACGCGAGCCGCGTGGCGGCGGGCGATCTGCTGTTCCGGATCGACGACCGCGATCTCCGGATGCGGCTCGAGCGCGCGCGGGCCAAGGTGGAGCGCATCGAACGGCAGATCGCCGCGAAGCGGCGCGCGCTCGAAAAGGAGCGGCGCTCGATCGAGGGGGAGATCGCCCTCGTCGCCCGGGAGCTGGAGGACGCCGAAACCGCCGCACCCCGCGACCCGCGCCTGTTCCCGCGCGCCGAGATCATCGACGCCGAAGCGAACGTGCAGCTTCTGCGGGCGAAGCGGCGCCATCTGGAGAACAAGCTGGCGCGCTACCGGGACCGGGCCCGTGCCGAGCTGGAGATCCTCGAATCGGAACGGAAGACGGAAGCGATCAAGGTGGCGCTGATCGAGAAGGACATCGCGCGGCTGGAGGTCCGCGCGCCCCATGCGGGAATCTTCTATCACCGGCGCTACTGGAATGGCGAGCCGATCCGGGTGGGAGCCACCTTGTGGGGGGGGATGGAGGTCGGCGAGCTCGCGGGCGTCGATCGGCTCGAGGCGAGGGTGCACGTTCTCGAATCGGAGGCGGCCGGGTTGGCCGAGGGGCTTCCCGCGACGGTACGCCCGCTCGCGCGTCCGGATCTGGAGATCTCCGGCCGGGTGAAACAGATCGAACCGGTGGCGAAGCCGATCGAGGAGGGAAGCCCGGTGAAGTATTTCACCGTGGTGTTGTCCCTCGAACCGGCGGCTGGCGAAGGACTCCGGGCCGGGGGCCGGGTCTCGGCCAGCATCAGTGTGGCGCGGCTCGAGCACGCGCTCGCCGTGCCCAACCAGGCGATCTTCACCATCGACGGCGAGCCGGCGGTGTTCGTCGCCACGCGGGCCGGTTTCGAGCCGCGCCGGGTGGTGCCGGGCCGGCGGAGCGCGAGCCGGACCGTCATCGTGGAGGGCCTCGAGGCGGGGGCGCGCGTGGCGCTGGTCGACCCGCGGAAGGGAGGTCCGGCCTGA
- a CDS encoding FtsX-like permease family protein codes for MDWRTGFEQAFAEFARHKLRTTLTMLGMIFGVGAVVSMLAIGEGAEREALRIIDALGLRNIIVEAVPQPEERLQEIREQSLGLNRRDWEIALETLPQVTRSAAVKRVNVYTLFAEGGQGDAEVLGVSPDYFRLAHLRIHRGRPLTARDELTQAPVCVLGERAADALFGGRDPLGRAVKVNHTWLTVVGLLEPRDLKRREFEGVRLSGPENRIYLPLATARARFRFKPMEEELDAIHFEIGSREAIASAAATLGGLLGARHGGVEDFRVIVPEKLLAQHRRTQRVFDVVMAAIASISLLVGGIGIMNIMLANVMERTREIGVRRALGAKQRDIRRQFLIEAFAISLAGGAMGIALGFGLAWGISLFSGWPFAWSLSGPLLAVGICALVGLVFGIYPAAQAARLDPVEALNRGG; via the coding sequence ATGGACTGGCGGACCGGATTCGAGCAGGCGTTCGCGGAGTTCGCCCGCCACAAGCTGCGGACGACCCTGACCATGCTGGGCATGATCTTCGGCGTGGGCGCAGTCGTCTCGATGCTGGCGATCGGGGAAGGCGCGGAGCGCGAAGCCCTGCGGATCATCGACGCTCTCGGGTTGCGAAACATCATCGTCGAGGCGGTCCCACAGCCCGAGGAGCGCCTGCAGGAGATCCGCGAGCAATCTCTCGGACTCAACCGGCGTGACTGGGAGATCGCCCTGGAGACCCTCCCGCAGGTCACCCGTTCGGCCGCGGTGAAACGAGTGAACGTCTACACGCTCTTCGCCGAGGGAGGGCAGGGCGACGCCGAGGTGCTCGGGGTGTCGCCCGACTACTTCCGCCTGGCGCACCTGAGGATTCACCGCGGGCGGCCGCTGACGGCGCGCGACGAGCTCACGCAGGCCCCGGTGTGTGTGCTGGGAGAGCGCGCGGCCGACGCCCTGTTCGGCGGGCGCGATCCGCTGGGCCGGGCCGTGAAGGTCAACCACACGTGGCTGACCGTGGTCGGGCTGCTGGAGCCGCGCGATCTGAAGCGGCGCGAATTCGAAGGCGTTCGGCTGTCGGGGCCGGAGAACCGCATCTACCTGCCGCTGGCGACGGCCCGCGCGAGGTTCCGCTTCAAGCCGATGGAGGAGGAGCTGGACGCGATCCATTTCGAGATCGGTTCCCGGGAGGCGATCGCCTCGGCGGCGGCGACGCTCGGGGGATTGCTCGGAGCCCGCCACGGGGGCGTGGAGGATTTCCGGGTCATCGTGCCGGAGAAGCTGCTCGCGCAGCACCGGCGGACGCAGCGGGTGTTCGACGTGGTCATGGCCGCGATCGCTTCGATCTCGCTGCTCGTCGGCGGGATCGGTATCATGAACATCATGCTGGCCAACGTTATGGAGCGGACGCGCGAGATCGGTGTCCGCCGCGCCCTCGGAGCGAAGCAGCGCGACATTCGGCGCCAGTTCCTCATCGAGGCCTTCGCGATCTCGCTGGCGGGCGGCGCGATGGGGATCGCGCTCGGCTTCGGACTGGCGTGGGGGATTTCGCTCTTTTCGGGATGGCCGTTCGCATGGTCCCTGTCGGGACCGCTCCTCGCCGTGGGCATTTGCGCGCTCGTCGGCCTCGTCTTCGGGATCTACCCGGCCGCCCAGGCGGCCCGGCTCGACCCGGTCGAAGCGTTGAACCGCGGTGGTTGA
- a CDS encoding alpha/beta fold hydrolase, with amino-acid sequence MVDVRPSAGGEPLHYAYLHGFASGPHSYKGGLLARALDEHGVHLHRPDLNVPSFERLTVTGSLAAIDAVDRAVAAGGGRWRLIGSSMGGYLAALWAAANPGRVDSLVLLCPGFGITERWPKLLGEEAMAAWKRRGTIDWPDGEGRVRPLHWAFVEDARRYPPEPEVPCPTLILHGTRDDVVPVETSRRYAASRPHVSLVELPDGHALLDVEGEVVAWTLRFFGLSPSTGGVR; translated from the coding sequence GTGGTTGACGTGCGGCCGTCGGCGGGCGGAGAGCCGCTCCACTACGCCTACCTCCACGGCTTCGCCTCCGGCCCGCACTCCTACAAGGGCGGCCTGCTCGCCCGCGCGCTCGACGAGCACGGCGTCCACCTGCACCGCCCCGACCTCAACGTCCCGTCGTTCGAGCGCTTGACCGTCACCGGGTCGCTCGCCGCGATCGACGCCGTGGACCGGGCGGTGGCCGCGGGCGGCGGGCGGTGGCGGCTGATCGGCTCGAGCATGGGGGGCTACCTCGCGGCGCTGTGGGCGGCGGCGAATCCCGGCCGCGTCGACTCGCTGGTGCTGCTCTGCCCCGGCTTCGGCATCACCGAGCGGTGGCCGAAGCTCCTCGGGGAGGAGGCCATGGCGGCCTGGAAGCGGCGCGGCACGATCGACTGGCCGGACGGAGAGGGACGGGTCAGGCCGCTTCACTGGGCGTTCGTCGAGGACGCGCGGCGCTACCCGCCCGAACCGGAGGTTCCCTGCCCGACCCTCATCCTGCACGGCACGCGTGACGACGTGGTTCCCGTGGAGACGTCGCGACGCTATGCGGCCAGCCGGCCCCACGTGTCGCTGGTCGAGCTTCCCGACGGCCATGCGCTGCTCGATGTGGAAGGAGAGGTGGTCGCCTGGACACTTCGCTTCTTCGGCTTGTCCCCTTCGACAGGAGGCGTGCGCTGA